In a genomic window of Epinephelus lanceolatus isolate andai-2023 chromosome 3, ASM4190304v1, whole genome shotgun sequence:
- the LOC117254946 gene encoding GTP-binding protein Rhes-like produces MSLEVKEKTQVRLVFLGAAGVGKTALIQRFLQDTFEPKHRRTVEELHSKEYDIGGVKITVEILDTSGSYSFPAMRKLSIQNSDAFALVYAVDDPESLEAVKSLRDEILEIKEDKYTPIVVVGNKVDREEERQVSNKDVLSTVEMDWNNSYLEASAKENANVVEVFKELLQQANLPSRLSPALRRRRETFPKDTSFRPPMNKTNSCILS; encoded by the coding sequence ATGTCTCTGGAGGTGAAGGAGAAGACCCAGGTGCGTTTAGTCTTCCTGGGGGCAGCAGGAGTAGGCAAGACAGCCCTGATCCAACGCTTCCTCCAAGACACATTTGAGCCCAAACACAGGCGCACAGTGGAGGAGCTGCACAGCAAGGAGTATGACATTGGTGGGGTCAAGATCACAGTAGAGATCCTTGACACCAGTGGCAGCTACTCCTTCCCGGCCATGCGCAAGCTCTCCATCCAAAACAGCGACGCCTTTGCGCTGGTGTACGCCGTGGACGACCCCGAGTCACTGGAGGCTGTAAAGAGTCTCCGAGATGAGATCCTGGAGATCAAGGAAGACAAGTACACGCCAATCGTGGTTGTGGGGAACAAGGTGGACCGGGAGGAGGAGCGCCAGGTGTCCAACAAGGACGTGCTGTCAACCGTGGAGATGGATTGGAACAACAGTTACCTGGAAGCTTCGGCAAAGGAGAACGCCAACGTGGTGGAGGTGTTCAAGGAGCTCCTGCAGCAGGCAAACCTTCCGAGCCGTCTCAGCCCTGCGCTGCGTAGACGCAGGGAGACCTTTCCAAAAGACACCAGCTTCCGGCCACCCATGAACAAGACCAACAGCTGTATTTTGTCATAA